In the Populus trichocarpa isolate Nisqually-1 chromosome 8, P.trichocarpa_v4.1, whole genome shotgun sequence genome, gtgagGGTTTTCATTTCCAATAATGTTGATGCCTATATTCGAGTTATCTATGTGTCACACTCTtattaaacctgatttacttggctttccgagaATTAATGTCTTTCTGTGTGGGTTGCTTGGCTACGTGTTCAAAAGATTCGTATCAGAGAGGGTTGTAATGGAGAGGGATCTAAGAAATTATAAGGTGCTCTAGTGatattctattaattattttttaggtatatatttttttaaaatagttataaGTACAAGAGAATAAAATacatgatcaataaaaaaaataataaataatacttttatgATTTCTCTCTAGtaaattctcttttttaaaattatattcagGGAATAATTAATAGGATATCATTAGTTATTCTCTAAGCACTGTACAGTTTATAGAGAAATTTGAATaagtataaacaaaaaaaaaacctcaattaaTTTCAACATGATAACTTACTCTATATTTTTACATCTATATAACTTAGTACTTTGGTTGGTTTTATTaacaatttaattgatttttttttatgatatttctttatttctagtcaaaattttcaatttcatcttctacaaataaaaaataattgagaatttaaaaGGGAAGTTTGgacattttataaaaagtttagcaatcaaattatgattaagggaatAATCTATGATTTTCAAACCAAAAAGACTTAACTTTATAGCAATTCAGATGAGTGGTGTACCCAGAATTTTACATGTTACAGCCACAGAACAGCAGCCAAAAAACTTTATAGCAATTGCATACTCTGGCGATCATACATGTTAATGAAAATTTGAAACAGTAGCAAACAAAATTTCCTCACGTAGCTTTACACATGGAAGAGCATATCTCAAATCTTTCGGTCCTTCTCCTGTGAATTTCTTGGAATTACTGTTCATTCTGCCATGCTCCAACAATCACTATGACTATCAATCTATTTTAAGTCCTCTGAAAACGTAAATTGTGAAACAAAGGGGTCATGATGGTAAACGGATTCTAGTGCCTTCTTTCCTTGGCACGTTTCCGGGATTGTTTACCCTTTATCTTCCATTTATCATTTCCACCTGGGCGATTCTTTTCCTCAATCTCTCGAACCTTACGCTTCCTGTAACATGTTATCACAACAAACAACAATATACAAGCAAGATTAGCAATATGCTGCattaaaaattgacaaaaatcaatttatcagAAACCTTTGCTTATCAATAATCTTAAAATCAGCttctttaaaatgatatatgtacatataaaaaaagaagcaaaaacatCAGTGTCTTTAACATATAGCAGCAATATCAGTTTGTTAAAGCTATGACCGCAATAAAGATATCAAGCAACAAGAACATTCACGTAGCAAGATTACATGCTTGAACCATACTTTCACACTGTGATCTAAAACAATCAATCTACAAGATGCCCAATGTACTTTTTAATCACGTAACATGCTCTTTCAAAGACAATATTGATGGTTAAATATTACCCCCAAGTGTTAATGTTATAAACTGATGATCTTGCATCTTCAACTACTTTGTGATTTTATTCTTTCCCTTGACAATAAGATATCTTCAAGAAACAGATTACGAGACAGCATTGAAATACGATGTAGTCATCATCTTTCACTAATAATCAAATCAGGTTTCTTTTAACAAAAGGTGATCAAGTCTCTGTCCATCTCACCTGTAAGCCCGGAAAGTTTGATCATAAAGTAGTTCATCTGCAATGGTCGCTTTCCTCTCCTTCTTAGTTAGCCTACCAGAGTAGAAATCTGTTGCAGACTCCACAACTGTGCCCACCTGATCATTTGTCAAAACCACAAAATGATTTACCAATTAAcccagtgaaaaaaaaaaaccatcgaggaaaaacaaaaaccctacaTATATATCATCCCAAAATGCTATGTGCTACACTTCACTCTTAGTTTTATCCATACACCAAGGATTTACCTGGAAATATTTAGGGAGATCTTTTGACTTTGGATCGCCCCTCTTGTAGTGTCTCTTTGGATCAATGGCACTTCTCAGCTATATCATCAACACAAGCAAAATGGCAGCACAAATAGTAAATAACCATTCCTTAAATCATATGAAATGCCTGTTTAAAGTCAACTATTCGAATCACTCCATGCAAAAATCAAGGCATCACATCATGATAACTAAAATTTccacaaaacaacaaaatacataaacataGAGAATGGAACCTTAAGTAGCTGGAGATCCCTTTTCAACTCTTGAGTTATAGTTGGGGCGGGCATATCAAAC is a window encoding:
- the LOC7454269 gene encoding rRNA-processing protein fcf2 produces the protein MAEKDKGPVIGLSWHPTLPILSSSTTKNIKTPDEAESSSALWKPNSQLVDGLFVPPNDPIKLNKLRKSQRKDTLGKDWFDMPAPTITQELKRDLQLLKLRSAIDPKRHYKRGDPKSKDLPKYFQVGTVVESATDFYSGRLTKKERKATIADELLYDQTFRAYRKRKVREIEEKNRPGGNDKWKIKGKQSRKRAKERRH